From a single Larimichthys crocea isolate SSNF chromosome XIII, L_crocea_2.0, whole genome shotgun sequence genomic region:
- the LOC104927464 gene encoding uncharacterized protein LOC104927464 isoform X3: protein MSQMDELRVFVCERLHAITTQILGAIEKTINNYEEQTTRLKEENDRQRALLDNVLKAKIPRIKEDDELCHRRYLDMSEWEKHGSDHGTKNTSAVYANPHISNSSPACGARDALNHSSDLQHVFTSRTDFLKFAERGDCPYCLNRTQATETHLIKKHFLCAVRFAEDGTEKFVVPCTCKDRIQNRSHWHCPNCRKIIFRKCNFEVHLSKQHKYTILQESQDTVSHQELQNSKQLQSKVEQIEGDRSEIKEQSLETDHAPYSACVGLWDEGRPLSSSPPPLETQLGDRVGGIFQPAGEYQHTIEVELEEWKKNHTAPTLKARNGNVRGLSLLLLSLRSIVVAGSCRCCLLGFGPSLCHVCPMMW from the exons ATGAGTCAAATGGACGAACTCAGAGTGTTTGTTTGCGAGCGTCTACACGCAATTACAACACAAATCTTAGGTGCTattgaaaaaacaataaataactaCGAGGAGCAGACTACCCGCTTGAAGGAAGAAAACGACCGCCAACGTGCACTGCTGGACAATGTCCTCAAAGCCAAGATACCACGAATAAAAG AAGATGACGAGCTATGCCACAGAAGATATTTGGACATGTCAGAGTGGGAAAAGCACGGGT CAGATCATGGCACCAAAAATACCTCTGCTGTGTACGCCAACCCACACATATCAAATTCAAGTCCTGCCTGTGGTGCCAGAGATGCCCTGAACCATTCCAGTG ACTTGCAGCATGTCTTCACCTCCCGCACCGACTTCCTAAAGTTTGCAGAACGTGGCGACTGTCCCTACTGCCTCAATAGAACTCAAGCCACTGAGACTCACTTGAttaaaaagcattttctatGTGCTGTTcgttttgctgaggatggcacAG aaAAATTTGTTGTACCATGTACGTGCAAAGACAGGATCCAGAACAGAAGTCACTGGCACTGCCCAAACTGCAGAAAGATCATTTTTCGGAAATGTAACTTTGAGGTGCACCTATCGAAACAACATA AATATACAATACTACAGGAAAGCCAGGACACAG TGAGTCATCAGGAACTGCAGAACTCAAAGCAACTGCAGAGCAAAGTTGAGCAAATAGAAGGAGacagaagtgaaataaaagaacaaagtcTGGAGACAGATCACGCCCCTTACTCTGCCTGTGTGGGCCTCTGGGACGAGGGACGTCCTCTTTCTagttctcctccacctctggaAACTCAGCTTGGTGATCGGGTTGGTGGAATATTTCAGCCAGCTGGGGAATATCAGCACACCATTGAAGTCGAGCTTGAGGAGTGGAAGAAGAACCATACAGCTCCAACTTTAAAGGCAC GCAATGGAAATGTCAGGGGCTTATCATTATTGCTGTTGTCCCTCCGGTCCATCGTCGTGGCTGGGAGTTGTCGGTGCTGTTTGCTGGGTTTCGGTCCCAGCTTGTGTCATGTCTGTCCCATGATGTGGTGA
- the LOC104927464 gene encoding zinc finger protein 879 isoform X1: MSQMDELRVFVCERLHAITTQILGAIEKTINNYEEQTTRLKEENDRQRALLDNVLKAKIPRIKEDDELCHRRYLDMSEWEKHGSDHGTKNTSAVYANPHISNSSPACGARDALNHSSDLQHVFTSRTDFLKFAERGDCPYCLNRTQATETHLIKKHFLCAVRFAEDGTEKFVVPCTCKDRIQNRSHWHCPNCRKIIFRKCNFEVHLSKQHKYTILQESQDTVSHQELQNSKQLQSKVEQIEGDRSEIKEQSLETDHAPYSACVGLWDEGRPLSSSPPPLETQLGDRVGGIFQPAGEYQHTIEVELEEWKKNHTAPTLKARCSKKKKPVKRSLPVLTLNQKKSQLSVSQNPTGPHCCKVCGKTFHYMYTLRTHARVHAVDKIQICGFCGKHLELTESLVQHLQNHKMKSKCGKQFSNDSCLKQHMRFHRPKVLNVTSLKKTQMGETL; the protein is encoded by the exons ATGAGTCAAATGGACGAACTCAGAGTGTTTGTTTGCGAGCGTCTACACGCAATTACAACACAAATCTTAGGTGCTattgaaaaaacaataaataactaCGAGGAGCAGACTACCCGCTTGAAGGAAGAAAACGACCGCCAACGTGCACTGCTGGACAATGTCCTCAAAGCCAAGATACCACGAATAAAAG AAGATGACGAGCTATGCCACAGAAGATATTTGGACATGTCAGAGTGGGAAAAGCACGGGT CAGATCATGGCACCAAAAATACCTCTGCTGTGTACGCCAACCCACACATATCAAATTCAAGTCCTGCCTGTGGTGCCAGAGATGCCCTGAACCATTCCAGTG ACTTGCAGCATGTCTTCACCTCCCGCACCGACTTCCTAAAGTTTGCAGAACGTGGCGACTGTCCCTACTGCCTCAATAGAACTCAAGCCACTGAGACTCACTTGAttaaaaagcattttctatGTGCTGTTcgttttgctgaggatggcacAG aaAAATTTGTTGTACCATGTACGTGCAAAGACAGGATCCAGAACAGAAGTCACTGGCACTGCCCAAACTGCAGAAAGATCATTTTTCGGAAATGTAACTTTGAGGTGCACCTATCGAAACAACATA AATATACAATACTACAGGAAAGCCAGGACACAG TGAGTCATCAGGAACTGCAGAACTCAAAGCAACTGCAGAGCAAAGTTGAGCAAATAGAAGGAGacagaagtgaaataaaagaacaaagtcTGGAGACAGATCACGCCCCTTACTCTGCCTGTGTGGGCCTCTGGGACGAGGGACGTCCTCTTTCTagttctcctccacctctggaAACTCAGCTTGGTGATCGGGTTGGTGGAATATTTCAGCCAGCTGGGGAATATCAGCACACCATTGAAGTCGAGCTTGAGGAGTGGAAGAAGAACCATACAGCTCCAACTTTAAAGGCACGCtgttcaaaaaagaaaaagcctgtGAAAAGATCTTTACCCGTGTTGACTTTAAATCAAAAGAAATCACAGTTATCCGTCAGTCAGAATCCCACAGGTCCTCATTGTTGTAAAGTCTGTGGAAAGACTTTCCATTACATGTACACTCTGAGGACACATGCACGAGTACATGCGGTGGATAAAATCCAGATTTGTGGATTTTGTGGAAAACATTTAGAGTTGACAGAGAGTTTAGTCCAGCACCTTCAAAACCACAAGATGAAAAGCAAATGTGGTAAACAATTTTCTAATGATTCCTGTCTGAAACAGCATATGAGATTTCATAGACCAAAGGTTCTAAATGTGaccagcttaaaaaaaacacagatgggtGAGACACTATAG
- the LOC104927453 gene encoding granulins isoform X1: protein MFRVSLCLFVWGIASCSITCPDGSTCSDSTTCCKTEHGYACCPYPKAVCCLDLAHCCPSGFTCNLATLMCDKANQPWLNTPMVKKEAAEKPFTPLENSHIPEQQKGSVGVVHCDNYYVCPDGTTCCRHPKGGWFCCGYSPGRCCLDGYHCCPWGYDCDHTYTHCVRQQGLRYPFTPKQALSSVPAALLSTPKEQSSLKEQTSLTALTEASSGTHEVGVIRCDSRFFCPQGKTCCKGSGGQWSCCPYRLGECCSDGKHCCDYGYKCDSTSMMCKQGFSEIPAGTQERAKSN, encoded by the exons ATGTTCAGGGTAAGcctgtgcttgtttgtgtgggGGATTGCGTCCTGCTCCATCACATGTCCGGATGGAAGTACCTGTTCTGATTCGACCACCTGCTGTAAGACTGAACATGGATATGCCTGCTGTCCATATCCAAAA GCTGTTTGCTGCCTTGACCTGGCCCACTGCTGCCCTTCAGGGTTTACATGTAACCTGGCCACCCTGATGTGTGATAAAGCAAACCAGCCGTGGCTGAACACACCCATGGTGAAGAaggaggctgcagagaaacCATTCACCCCTCTTGAAAACAGTCACATCCCAGAACAACAAAAGGGTTCAGTCGGTGTAGTCCACTGTGACAACTATTACGTCTGTCCCGATGGCACTACCTGCTGCAGACACCCAAAAGGTGGCTGGTTCTGTTGCGGGTACTCTCCT GGTAGGTGTTGTCTGGATGGCTACCACTGTTGTCCATGGGGCTACGACTGTGACCACACTTATACCCACTGTGTGAGGCAGCAAGGCCTGAGATATCCTTTCACTCCCAAACAAGCCCTGTCTTCAGTTCCTGCTGCTCTCCTTTCAACACCAAAGGAACAAAGCAGCTTGAAAGAG CAGACATCACTGACAGCTCTAACAGAAGCTAGTAGCGGCACCCATGAGGTTGGAGTCATTCGCTGTGATTCCAGGTTTTTCTGCCCACAAGGGAAAACCTGCTGCAAAGGGTCGGGTGgccagtggagctgctgtcCCTACCGACTG GGCGAGTGTTGTTCAGATGGTAAGCACTGCTGTGATTATGGATATAAGTGCGACTCCACCTCCATGATGTGCAAACAGGGGTTCTCCGAGATCCCCGCAGGAACACAGGAACGTGCCAAATCAAACTGA
- the fam133b gene encoding protein FAM133 isoform X1 — MGKRDNRVAYINPIAAARARGPAQNSGPTIQDYLSRPRPTWEELKEQLEKKKKGSRSLADFEDKMNDKWRRELAKNREKLLGGSDKDKEKDKKTTEKEKEEKKEKKEKKKKKEKKKSNRHSSSSSSSSSSDSSSSSSSESEDEDEKKSVKKKRKRKKSSARRASDSSEEESDAEIKKKKKRIKEEGDKDKDDKSRKRKRKAERSYKDSSSESSVDSEGEEVAEAKKKKRSSEEREKITDKSKKKRKKKHKKHGRKKKKKAASQSDSELD; from the exons ATGGGCAAGAGAGACAATCGAGTG GCTTACATTAACCCCATTGCTGCTGCACGAGCCAGAGGACCGGCACAGAACTCCGGTCCAACCATACAGGATTATTTAAGCAGACCTCGACCGACATG GGAGGAGTTgaaggagcagctggagaagaagaagaagggctCTCGATCCTTGGCCGACTTCGAGGACAAAATGAACgat AAATGGAGGAGAGAACTGGCGAAAAACCGAGAGAAGCTGTTGGGTGGAAGCGAcaaggacaaagagaaagacaaaaagacaacagagaaggaaaaagaggagaagaaagagaaaaaagag aaaaagaagaagaaggaaaagaagaaatccAACAGG cattcttcatcttcctcctcctcatcgaGTTCTGATTCCTCTAGCAGCTCCTCCTCAGAATCTGAAGATGAG gatGAAAAGAAGAGCGTGAAGAAGAAGcggaagagaaagaagtcatCGGCCAGGAGAGCATCAGACAGCTCAGAGGAAGAATCTGATGCTGAAATCAAg aagaaaaagaaaagaatcaagGAAGAAGGGGACAAAGATAAG GATGACAAGAGCcgtaaaagaaaaaggaaggcCGAGCGGAGTTATAAAGACTCGTCTTCAGAGTCCTCTGTGGACTCTGAGGGGGAGGAGGTA GCTGAagccaagaagaaaaagagaagtagTGAAGAACGGGAGAAAATTACA GACAAATccaagaagaaaaggaaaaagaagcacaagaaacatggcagaaaaaagaaaaagaaggcgGCATCCCAGTCAGACTCGGAGCTCGACTAG
- the LOC104927453 gene encoding granulins isoform X2 — MFRVSLCLFVWGIASCSITCPDGSTCSDSTTCCKTEHGYACCPYPKAVCCLDLAHCCPSGFTCNLATLMCDKANQPWLNTPMVKKEAAEKPFTPLENSHIPEQQKGSVGVVHCDNYYVCPDGTTCCRHPKGGWFCCGYSPGRCCLDGYHCCPWGYDCDHTYTHCVRQQGLRYPFTPKQALSSVPAALLSTPKEQSSLKETSLTALTEASSGTHEVGVIRCDSRFFCPQGKTCCKGSGGQWSCCPYRLGECCSDGKHCCDYGYKCDSTSMMCKQGFSEIPAGTQERAKSN, encoded by the exons ATGTTCAGGGTAAGcctgtgcttgtttgtgtgggGGATTGCGTCCTGCTCCATCACATGTCCGGATGGAAGTACCTGTTCTGATTCGACCACCTGCTGTAAGACTGAACATGGATATGCCTGCTGTCCATATCCAAAA GCTGTTTGCTGCCTTGACCTGGCCCACTGCTGCCCTTCAGGGTTTACATGTAACCTGGCCACCCTGATGTGTGATAAAGCAAACCAGCCGTGGCTGAACACACCCATGGTGAAGAaggaggctgcagagaaacCATTCACCCCTCTTGAAAACAGTCACATCCCAGAACAACAAAAGGGTTCAGTCGGTGTAGTCCACTGTGACAACTATTACGTCTGTCCCGATGGCACTACCTGCTGCAGACACCCAAAAGGTGGCTGGTTCTGTTGCGGGTACTCTCCT GGTAGGTGTTGTCTGGATGGCTACCACTGTTGTCCATGGGGCTACGACTGTGACCACACTTATACCCACTGTGTGAGGCAGCAAGGCCTGAGATATCCTTTCACTCCCAAACAAGCCCTGTCTTCAGTTCCTGCTGCTCTCCTTTCAACACCAAAGGAACAAAGCAGCTTGAAAGAG ACATCACTGACAGCTCTAACAGAAGCTAGTAGCGGCACCCATGAGGTTGGAGTCATTCGCTGTGATTCCAGGTTTTTCTGCCCACAAGGGAAAACCTGCTGCAAAGGGTCGGGTGgccagtggagctgctgtcCCTACCGACTG GGCGAGTGTTGTTCAGATGGTAAGCACTGCTGTGATTATGGATATAAGTGCGACTCCACCTCCATGATGTGCAAACAGGGGTTCTCCGAGATCCCCGCAGGAACACAGGAACGTGCCAAATCAAACTGA
- the LOC104927464 gene encoding zinc finger protein 879 isoform X2, whose translation MSQMDELRVFVCERLHAITTQILGAIEKTINNYEEQTTRLKEENDRQRALLDNVLKAKIPRIKEDDELCHRRYLDMSEWEKHGYHGTKNTSAVYANPHISNSSPACGARDALNHSSDLQHVFTSRTDFLKFAERGDCPYCLNRTQATETHLIKKHFLCAVRFAEDGTEKFVVPCTCKDRIQNRSHWHCPNCRKIIFRKCNFEVHLSKQHKYTILQESQDTVSHQELQNSKQLQSKVEQIEGDRSEIKEQSLETDHAPYSACVGLWDEGRPLSSSPPPLETQLGDRVGGIFQPAGEYQHTIEVELEEWKKNHTAPTLKARCSKKKKPVKRSLPVLTLNQKKSQLSVSQNPTGPHCCKVCGKTFHYMYTLRTHARVHAVDKIQICGFCGKHLELTESLVQHLQNHKMKSKCGKQFSNDSCLKQHMRFHRPKVLNVTSLKKTQMGETL comes from the exons ATGAGTCAAATGGACGAACTCAGAGTGTTTGTTTGCGAGCGTCTACACGCAATTACAACACAAATCTTAGGTGCTattgaaaaaacaataaataactaCGAGGAGCAGACTACCCGCTTGAAGGAAGAAAACGACCGCCAACGTGCACTGCTGGACAATGTCCTCAAAGCCAAGATACCACGAATAAAAG AAGATGACGAGCTATGCCACAGAAGATATTTGGACATGTCAGAGTGGGAAAAGCACGGGT ATCATGGCACCAAAAATACCTCTGCTGTGTACGCCAACCCACACATATCAAATTCAAGTCCTGCCTGTGGTGCCAGAGATGCCCTGAACCATTCCAGTG ACTTGCAGCATGTCTTCACCTCCCGCACCGACTTCCTAAAGTTTGCAGAACGTGGCGACTGTCCCTACTGCCTCAATAGAACTCAAGCCACTGAGACTCACTTGAttaaaaagcattttctatGTGCTGTTcgttttgctgaggatggcacAG aaAAATTTGTTGTACCATGTACGTGCAAAGACAGGATCCAGAACAGAAGTCACTGGCACTGCCCAAACTGCAGAAAGATCATTTTTCGGAAATGTAACTTTGAGGTGCACCTATCGAAACAACATA AATATACAATACTACAGGAAAGCCAGGACACAG TGAGTCATCAGGAACTGCAGAACTCAAAGCAACTGCAGAGCAAAGTTGAGCAAATAGAAGGAGacagaagtgaaataaaagaacaaagtcTGGAGACAGATCACGCCCCTTACTCTGCCTGTGTGGGCCTCTGGGACGAGGGACGTCCTCTTTCTagttctcctccacctctggaAACTCAGCTTGGTGATCGGGTTGGTGGAATATTTCAGCCAGCTGGGGAATATCAGCACACCATTGAAGTCGAGCTTGAGGAGTGGAAGAAGAACCATACAGCTCCAACTTTAAAGGCACGCtgttcaaaaaagaaaaagcctgtGAAAAGATCTTTACCCGTGTTGACTTTAAATCAAAAGAAATCACAGTTATCCGTCAGTCAGAATCCCACAGGTCCTCATTGTTGTAAAGTCTGTGGAAAGACTTTCCATTACATGTACACTCTGAGGACACATGCACGAGTACATGCGGTGGATAAAATCCAGATTTGTGGATTTTGTGGAAAACATTTAGAGTTGACAGAGAGTTTAGTCCAGCACCTTCAAAACCACAAGATGAAAAGCAAATGTGGTAAACAATTTTCTAATGATTCCTGTCTGAAACAGCATATGAGATTTCATAGACCAAAGGTTCTAAATGTGaccagcttaaaaaaaacacagatgggtGAGACACTATAG
- the fam133b gene encoding protein FAM133 isoform X3, which yields MGKRDNRVAYINPIAAARARGPAQNSGPTIQDYLSRPRPTWEELKEQLEKKKKGSRSLADFEDKMNDKWRRELAKNREKLLGGSDKDKEKDKKTTEKEKEEKKEKKEKKKKKEKKKSNRHSSSSSSSSSSDSSSSSSSESEDEDEKKSVKKKRKRKKSSARRASDSSEEESDAEIKKKKKRIKEEGDKDKDDKSRKRKRKAERSYKDSSSESSVDSEGEEAEAKKKKRSSEEREKITDKSKKKRKKKHKKHGRKKKKKAASQSDSELD from the exons ATGGGCAAGAGAGACAATCGAGTG GCTTACATTAACCCCATTGCTGCTGCACGAGCCAGAGGACCGGCACAGAACTCCGGTCCAACCATACAGGATTATTTAAGCAGACCTCGACCGACATG GGAGGAGTTgaaggagcagctggagaagaagaagaagggctCTCGATCCTTGGCCGACTTCGAGGACAAAATGAACgat AAATGGAGGAGAGAACTGGCGAAAAACCGAGAGAAGCTGTTGGGTGGAAGCGAcaaggacaaagagaaagacaaaaagacaacagagaaggaaaaagaggagaagaaagagaaaaaagag aaaaagaagaagaaggaaaagaagaaatccAACAGG cattcttcatcttcctcctcctcatcgaGTTCTGATTCCTCTAGCAGCTCCTCCTCAGAATCTGAAGATGAG gatGAAAAGAAGAGCGTGAAGAAGAAGcggaagagaaagaagtcatCGGCCAGGAGAGCATCAGACAGCTCAGAGGAAGAATCTGATGCTGAAATCAAg aagaaaaagaaaagaatcaagGAAGAAGGGGACAAAGATAAG GATGACAAGAGCcgtaaaagaaaaaggaaggcCGAGCGGAGTTATAAAGACTCGTCTTCAGAGTCCTCTGTGGACTCTGAGGGGGAGGAG GCTGAagccaagaagaaaaagagaagtagTGAAGAACGGGAGAAAATTACA GACAAATccaagaagaaaaggaaaaagaagcacaagaaacatggcagaaaaaagaaaaagaaggcgGCATCCCAGTCAGACTCGGAGCTCGACTAG
- the fam133b gene encoding protein FAM133 isoform X2 → MGKRDNRVAYINPIAAARARGPAQNSGPTIQDYLSRPRPTWEELKEQLEKKKKGSRSLADFEDKMNDKWRRELAKNREKLLGGSDKDKEKDKKTTEKEKEEKKEKKEKKKKKEKKKSNRHSSSSSSSSSSDSSSSSSSESEDEDEKKSVKKKRKRKKSSARRASDSSEEESDAEIKKKKRIKEEGDKDKDDKSRKRKRKAERSYKDSSSESSVDSEGEEVAEAKKKKRSSEEREKITDKSKKKRKKKHKKHGRKKKKKAASQSDSELD, encoded by the exons ATGGGCAAGAGAGACAATCGAGTG GCTTACATTAACCCCATTGCTGCTGCACGAGCCAGAGGACCGGCACAGAACTCCGGTCCAACCATACAGGATTATTTAAGCAGACCTCGACCGACATG GGAGGAGTTgaaggagcagctggagaagaagaagaagggctCTCGATCCTTGGCCGACTTCGAGGACAAAATGAACgat AAATGGAGGAGAGAACTGGCGAAAAACCGAGAGAAGCTGTTGGGTGGAAGCGAcaaggacaaagagaaagacaaaaagacaacagagaaggaaaaagaggagaagaaagagaaaaaagag aaaaagaagaagaaggaaaagaagaaatccAACAGG cattcttcatcttcctcctcctcatcgaGTTCTGATTCCTCTAGCAGCTCCTCCTCAGAATCTGAAGATGAG gatGAAAAGAAGAGCGTGAAGAAGAAGcggaagagaaagaagtcatCGGCCAGGAGAGCATCAGACAGCTCAGAGGAAGAATCTGATGCTGAAATCAAg aaaaagaaaagaatcaagGAAGAAGGGGACAAAGATAAG GATGACAAGAGCcgtaaaagaaaaaggaaggcCGAGCGGAGTTATAAAGACTCGTCTTCAGAGTCCTCTGTGGACTCTGAGGGGGAGGAGGTA GCTGAagccaagaagaaaaagagaagtagTGAAGAACGGGAGAAAATTACA GACAAATccaagaagaaaaggaaaaagaagcacaagaaacatggcagaaaaaagaaaaagaaggcgGCATCCCAGTCAGACTCGGAGCTCGACTAG